One stretch of Chaetodon auriga isolate fChaAug3 chromosome 18, fChaAug3.hap1, whole genome shotgun sequence DNA includes these proteins:
- the vps18 gene encoding vacuolar protein sorting-associated protein 18 homolog — protein MASILDEYEDLQNTRQSAQQHSRLSTANIGLTHSGFVNVRLEEERPIFNKQRIDFTPPEKINHLSVCNNQLCMSLGKDTLLRIDLAKPDQPNQIELGRKDESKVHRLFLDPTGSHLLISLSTSECLYLNRNTQKVRSLSRWRGHLIESVGWNKLLGNETNTGPILVGTSQGIIFEAEISAAEGSLFNTNPDQYFRQVHSLEEDGRPAPVCCLEVERGLENKYFIIATTRKRLFQFVGKVAEGSEQQGLSSIFSQNQDLLPSFQEFPANMGYSEITFYTSKLRTSPKAFAWMMGNGVLYGQLDYVRPDSLLSDVQVWEYTPDIDLTANKPISIVLTQFHFLLLLHDRVKAICTLNGQVVYEDVFPDKFGSLKKMIKDPVGGLVWIYTERAVFRYHVQREARDVWQMYMSMNKFDLAKEYCRDRPECMDMVLAKEAEHCFQNKRYLESAKCYALTQNYFEEIALKFIEAKQEEALKEFLLKKLNNLKQSERTQITLLVTWLAELYLNRLGQLEADGNSIIFQETREEFRHFLSNSKHKECLFNNRSTIYDLLASHANVDDMVYFSVVMQDYERVISHYCQHDDYSAALDVLSKHCDQKLFYKFSPVLMQHIPKKVVDAWIQMGKRLDPKKLIPALMNYSQMGSTQQISETIRYMEFCVYELTVTEEAIHNYLLSLYAKYKPDSLLWYLEQAGTHASEIHYDLKYALRLCAEHGYLRACVLVYRIMELYEEAVDLALQVDVDLAKSCADLPEDDEELRKKLWLKIARHVVQEEKDVKKAMNCLSSCNLLKIEDILPFFPDFVTIDHFKEAICSSLEEYNQHIEELKQEMEEATESAKRIREDIQEMRNKYGVVDSQEKCAACDFPLLNRPFYLFLCGHMFHYDCLFQEVTPHLTAYKQSRLEDLQKKLAATTLSSKSRHRPAPKDEGDTSSLGKGNAGTSREQIKSDIDDIIASECVYCGELMIKSIDKPFIDPQKFEEEKSSWL, from the exons ATGGCTTCAATTCTTGACGAGTACGAGGACTTGCAAAACACCAGGCAAAGTGCGCAGCAGCACAGCCGCTTGTCGACCGCCAACATCGGGTTAACACATTCAG GCTTCGTCAATGTGAGACTTGAGGAAGAAAGGCCGATATTCAACAAGCAGAGGATCGATTTTACGCCGCCTGAGAAAATAAACCATCTTTCGGTCTGCAACAATCAGCTTTGCATGAGTCTGGGAAAGGACACCCTACTGAG GATTGACTTGGCGAAACCAGATCAACCTAATCAGATTGAATTAGGACGGAAAGATGAAAGTAAAGTGCACAGACTCTTCCTGGACCCCACTG GCTCCCATCTGCTGATCAGCCTGAGCACCAGCGAGTGTCTGTACCtcaacaggaacacacagaagGTGCGCAGTCTTTCCCGCTGGAGAGGACACCTCATCGAGAGCGTAGGCTGGAACAAGCTGCTGGGCAATGAGACCAACACGGGACCCATTCTGGTTGGCACCAGTCAAGGCATCATCTTTGAGGCTGAGATCTCTGCAGCTGAGGGCAGCCTGTTCAACACCAATCCAGATCAATACTTCAGACAG GTCCACTCTCTGGAGGAGGATGGGAGGCCTGCTCCAGTCTGCTGCCTGGAGGTGGAACGGGGTCTGGAGAACAAGTACTTCATCATAGCCACCACTCGCAAACGCCTGTTCCAGTTCGTGGGTAAGGTGGCCGAGGGGTCAGAGCAGCAAGGCCTCAGCTCCATCTTCAGCCAGAACCAGGACCTGCTGCCCAGTTTCCAGGAGTTCCCAGCCAACATGGGCTACAGCGAGATCACTTTCTACACCTCGAAGCTTCGCACCTCCCCTAAGGCGTTCGCCTGGATGATGGGTAATGGAGTTCTTTATGGTCAGCTGGACTATGTGAGGCCTGATTCCCTGCTGAGTGATGTGCAG GTATGGGAGTACACGCCTGACATTGACCTGACTGCCAACAAACCCATCTCCATCGTGCTGACGCAgttccacttcctgctgctgctccatgaCAGAGTGAAGGCCATCTGCACTCTGAATGGCCAGGTGGTATATGAGGATGTGTTCCCAGATAAATTTGGCTCCCTTAAGAAGATGATCAAGGACCCAGTTGGTGGGTTGGTGTGGATCTACACTGAGCGGGCAGTATTTCGTTACCACGTCCAGCGTGAGGCCAGGGACGTCTGGCAGATGTACATGAGCATGAATAAATTTGATCTGGCCAAGGAGTACTGCCGTGACCGGCCCGAATGCATGGACATGGTGCTGGCCAAGGAGGCTGAGCACTGCTTCCAGAACAAGCGATACCTGGAGAGTGCCAAGTGCTATGCGCTGACTCAGAACTACTTTGAAGAGATAGCACTCAAGTTCATTGAAGCCAAACAAGAGGAAGCCCTGAAGGAGTTCTTACTGAAGAAACTAAATAATctgaaacagagtgagagaacGCAGATCACCTTGCTGGTCACCTGGCTAGCTGAGCTCTACCTGAACAGGCTTGGCCAGCTGGAGGCTGATGGTAACAGCATCATCTTCCAGGAGACCCGTGAGGAGTTTCGCCACTTCCTCAGCAACTCCAAGCACAAGGAGTGCCTGTTCAACAACCGCAGTACCATCTACGACCTGCTCGCCAGCCACGCCAACGTGGACGACATGGTTTACTTCTCAGTCGTCATGCAGGACTACGAGAGAGTGATATCCCACTACTGCCAACATGACGACTACAGCGCTGCTCTGGACGTGCTCTCCAAGCACTGTGATCAGAAGCTTTTTTACAAGTTCTCCCCTGTCCTTATGCAGCATATTCCCAAAAAAGTGGTGGATGCATGGATTCAGATGGGCAAGCGGCTGGACCCAAAGAAGCTCATCCCAGCTCTGATGAACTACAGCCAAATGGGCAGCACCCAGCAGATCAGTGAAACCATCCGCTACATGGAGTTCTGTGTGTACGAGCTGACTGTGACGGAGGAGGCCATCCATAACTACCTGCTGTCGCTCTATGCTAAGTATAAGCCGGACTCTCTGCTGTGGTATCTGGAGCAGGCGGGTACACACGCCTCAGAGATCCACTATGACTTGAAGTACGCACTCAGGCTGTGTGCAGAACATGGCTACCTCCGGGCCTGTGTTCTGGTTTATAGGATTATGGAGCTTTATGAGGAGGCAGTGGATCTTGCATTACAA GTAGACGTAGACTTGGCCAAGTCATGTGCAGACCTGcctgaggatgatgaggagctGAGGAAAAAGCTTTGGCTGAAGATTGCCCGGCATGTGGttcaggaggagaaagatgTGAAAAAAGCCATGAactgtctgtccagctgcaACCTGCTCAAGATTGAAGACATCCTGCCTTTCTTCCCAGACTTTGTCACCATTGATCATTTTAAG GAGGCCATCTGCAGCTCCCTGGAGGAGTACAACCAGCACATTGAGGAGCTGAAGCAGGAAATGGAGGAGGCCACGGAGAGCGCTAAACGCATCAGAGAAGACATCCAGGAAATGAGGAACAAATATGGCGTAGTGGATTCCCaagaaaaatgtgctgcttgtgACTTCCCGTTGCTCAACAGGCCGTTCTATCTGTTCCTGTGTGGACATATGTTCCACTATGACTGCCTGTTCCAG GAAGTGACCCCTCACCTGACGGCCTATAAGCAGAGTCGTCTGGAGGATCTGCAAAAAAAGCTTGCGGCAACCACACTATCCTCAAAGTCACGCCACCGCCCGGCGCCCAAGGACGAAGGAGACACTTCCAGCCTGGGAAAGGGCAATGCAGGCACGAGCCGCGAGCAGATAAAATCAGACATTGATGACATCATTGCGTCTGAATGTGTGTACTGCGGCGAACTGATGATCAAGTCCATCGACAAGCCTTTCATTGATCCACAGAAATTTGAGGAGGAGAAATCCAGCTGGCTATGA